The following proteins are encoded in a genomic region of Comamonas resistens:
- a CDS encoding porin family protein, with protein sequence MNAQLGKTIAMLAACLLTGSQALAQSTENAAADGWRFQFTPYVWMTGLDGHIRPFKGAPTAHVNKSFSDVLDDLDMAAFINGTARKGRYILQGDFSHASTSDKAALPLGQSAHSKVRQTSLTLTGGHNWMPSPQSSVDLMAGLRLWQIKAEVQVPGLISARSNTSFVDPIVAARWRYDLAPRWSTLLYADMGGLSLGSKFTWQIHGSVNYQVKDNIHLSLGYRHLSVDYREDGKRLDFSQSGPIIGATFRF encoded by the coding sequence ATGAATGCGCAACTGGGCAAGACCATTGCCATGCTCGCCGCCTGCCTGCTGACCGGCTCACAGGCTCTGGCACAGAGCACAGAAAATGCCGCAGCAGACGGCTGGAGATTTCAGTTCACGCCATATGTATGGATGACGGGCCTCGATGGACATATACGCCCATTCAAAGGAGCCCCTACAGCCCATGTGAACAAGTCGTTTTCGGATGTCTTGGACGACCTCGACATGGCGGCCTTTATCAACGGCACAGCGCGCAAGGGGCGGTACATCCTTCAGGGTGACTTCAGTCACGCCTCCACATCCGACAAGGCCGCGCTACCCTTGGGGCAGAGTGCCCATAGCAAAGTACGCCAGACTTCCCTGACTCTGACCGGTGGACACAACTGGATGCCAAGCCCCCAGTCAAGCGTTGACCTGATGGCAGGTCTTCGGCTCTGGCAGATCAAGGCCGAAGTCCAAGTTCCAGGGCTGATCTCCGCCCGATCCAATACCTCATTCGTCGACCCCATCGTCGCCGCACGCTGGCGCTACGACCTCGCACCGCGCTGGTCCACCCTGCTGTATGCCGATATGGGTGGCTTGAGCCTGGGCTCCAAATTCACCTGGCAGATCCATGGTTCCGTGAACTACCAGGTGAAAGACAATATCCATCTGTCCCTGGGCTATCGTCACCTGAGCGTCGACTATCGCGAGGATGGCAAACGACTTGATTTCAGCCAAAGCGGCCCGATCATCGGCGCTACGTTCCGCTTCTGA